From one Bacteroides fragilis NCTC 9343 genomic stretch:
- a CDS encoding efflux RND transporter permease subunit has protein sequence MDISKWAFHNRNLIYFLIAVLMFGGAYSCYQMSKLEDPEIKVKLAMVITTYPGASAHQVELEVTDVLEKNIRTMGNIDNIESYSYNDLSLIQIELLSTVPDDDVEQCWDMLRRKVNDARASLPEGVSAPIVKDDFGNVYGMFYALTGDGLSDRELSDYAELIKREVGELEGVDRIDLYGKRPECINISLLQDRMANLGVKPAEVLATLNGQNKTTYTGYYDNGDNRIRVTVNDKFKTVEDIGKMLIQGHDDDQLRLSDIAQIEKGYEEPVRNEMYYDGERALGILIAATSGSDIVKVGHAVEARLAELKAERLPAGVEYQKVFYQPERVGESLGTFVINLIESVIIVVLILMIAMGFKSGVIIGISLVVTVFGSFLFLYSAGGTMQRVSLAAFVLAMGMLVDNAIVIIDGILVDLKAGKDRMEAMTAIGRQTAMPLLEATLIAIIAFLPIYMSPDTAGVYTRDLFIVLAVSLLLSWVLALVHVPLMANRRLHFAVEADSGGKRVYKGKIYAALRTALRFGLAHRWSFVFTMVGLLALSVFGYQYMRQGFFPDMVYDQLYMEYKLPEGNNYTRVEQDLKEIEAYLKGRKEITHVTASIGGTPGRYNLVRSVANPSLSYGELIIDFTSPEELVDNMDEIQRYLSATYPDAYIKLKRYNLMFKKYPIEAQFLGPDPAVLHQLADSARNIMKNTPEVCLITTDWEPQIPVLTIEYDQPAARALGLSRSDVSMSLLTAAGGIPIGSFYEGIHKNNIYLKCLDKEGQPIEDLGNTQVFSALPSLNGLLNEETMVKLKTGTLSKEDLVESMMGSTPLQQISKGIDIRWEDPVVPRYNGQRSQRVQCSPAPGIETEKARLTIADKIEQIRLPDGYSLVWQGEKIASDQSMKYLFKNFPLAIILMIAILIMLFKDYRKPIIIFCCLPMIFVGVVGVMLLTGKVFNFVAIVGTLGLIGMLIKNGIVLMDEITLQINAGIEPVTALIDSSQSRLRPVMMASLTTILGMIPLLSDAMFGSLAAAIMGGLLCSTLITLLFIPILYALFFKIRND, from the coding sequence ATGGATATAAGTAAATGGGCATTCCATAATCGTAACCTGATTTATTTCCTGATAGCCGTCCTGATGTTCGGAGGAGCTTATTCCTGCTATCAGATGAGTAAACTGGAGGATCCGGAAATAAAGGTAAAACTTGCCATGGTGATCACCACATATCCCGGGGCTTCGGCACATCAGGTAGAGTTGGAGGTGACCGATGTACTGGAAAAGAACATCCGCACCATGGGAAATATAGATAATATAGAAAGTTATTCTTATAATGATCTGTCACTTATACAGATTGAACTTCTGAGCACCGTGCCGGATGATGATGTGGAGCAATGCTGGGATATGCTGCGTCGCAAAGTCAATGATGCCCGGGCTTCACTGCCCGAAGGAGTCAGTGCTCCTATTGTAAAAGACGACTTCGGGAATGTGTACGGTATGTTTTACGCTTTGACCGGTGATGGTTTGTCTGATCGTGAGTTGTCGGACTATGCCGAACTGATTAAGCGTGAAGTCGGCGAACTGGAAGGGGTAGACCGGATAGATCTGTATGGAAAGCGTCCGGAGTGCATCAACATCTCTTTGTTGCAGGATCGTATGGCAAATTTGGGTGTAAAGCCTGCTGAAGTTCTTGCTACCCTGAACGGTCAAAACAAGACTACCTATACCGGCTATTATGACAATGGTGACAATCGGATCCGTGTGACTGTCAATGATAAATTCAAGACGGTAGAAGATATAGGCAAAATGCTTATTCAAGGACATGATGACGACCAACTGCGTCTGAGCGACATCGCACAAATAGAGAAAGGCTATGAAGAGCCGGTCCGTAACGAAATGTACTATGACGGTGAGCGTGCACTGGGCATTCTGATAGCCGCTACCAGTGGTTCGGACATCGTGAAAGTGGGGCATGCCGTAGAGGCCAGACTGGCTGAACTCAAGGCCGAACGTCTGCCTGCCGGGGTCGAATATCAAAAGGTATTCTACCAACCGGAGCGTGTGGGCGAGTCATTGGGTACATTTGTCATCAACCTGATAGAGTCAGTCATCATCGTAGTGCTTATCCTGATGATTGCCATGGGATTTAAGAGCGGGGTTATCATAGGCATCAGCCTGGTGGTTACTGTTTTCGGTTCATTCTTGTTTCTTTATTCCGCAGGGGGAACCATGCAACGTGTATCTCTGGCTGCCTTTGTGTTGGCTATGGGGATGCTGGTCGATAATGCCATTGTCATTATCGATGGGATATTGGTAGATCTGAAAGCCGGGAAGGACCGGATGGAGGCAATGACCGCCATAGGGCGGCAGACTGCCATGCCGTTGCTGGAAGCTACACTGATCGCCATCATCGCTTTCTTGCCGATTTATATGTCGCCGGATACGGCAGGTGTCTATACGCGCGATCTTTTTATCGTACTTGCCGTTTCTTTGCTGCTCAGCTGGGTGTTGGCGTTGGTTCATGTACCGTTGATGGCTAACCGTCGTCTGCATTTTGCCGTAGAAGCCGATAGTGGTGGCAAACGGGTTTACAAGGGGAAGATTTATGCCGCATTACGTACGGCACTTCGTTTCGGATTGGCACACCGGTGGAGTTTTGTCTTTACCATGGTCGGTTTGCTGGCTCTTTCTGTTTTTGGCTATCAGTACATGCGGCAGGGTTTCTTCCCCGATATGGTTTACGATCAGCTCTACATGGAATATAAACTCCCCGAAGGGAACAACTATACCCGCGTAGAACAGGATCTGAAAGAGATAGAAGCTTACTTGAAAGGGCGTAAGGAAATCACCCATGTCACAGCTTCCATCGGTGGTACTCCCGGGCGGTACAATCTGGTGAGAAGTGTAGCTAACCCGTCACTTTCTTATGGAGAACTGATCATCGACTTCACCTCTCCCGAGGAGTTGGTAGACAATATGGATGAAATTCAGCGCTATCTGTCGGCAACTTATCCGGATGCTTACATCAAACTGAAGCGCTATAACCTGATGTTCAAGAAATACCCCATTGAAGCACAATTTCTGGGACCCGATCCTGCTGTTCTTCACCAATTGGCCGACAGTGCACGCAACATCATGAAGAATACCCCCGAAGTATGTCTTATCACTACCGATTGGGAGCCTCAAATACCTGTCCTGACCATTGAATATGACCAACCTGCCGCACGCGCACTGGGTTTGAGCCGCAGTGATGTCAGTATGTCTTTATTGACTGCTGCCGGTGGCATTCCTATCGGATCTTTTTATGAAGGCATACATAAGAACAATATCTATCTGAAATGTCTGGATAAGGAAGGACAACCGATAGAGGACTTGGGCAATACACAAGTCTTTTCTGCCTTACCATCCCTGAACGGGTTGCTGAACGAGGAGACCATGGTCAAGTTGAAGACTGGTACTCTTTCTAAAGAAGACCTGGTAGAAAGTATGATGGGGAGCACCCCGTTGCAGCAAATCAGCAAAGGAATCGATATTCGTTGGGAGGACCCTGTAGTGCCCCGTTACAATGGACAACGCAGTCAGCGTGTACAATGCTCGCCTGCTCCGGGCATTGAAACGGAGAAGGCACGATTGACCATTGCGGATAAGATAGAGCAGATACGGTTGCCCGACGGGTATTCATTGGTGTGGCAAGGTGAAAAGATAGCCAGCGACCAATCCATGAAGTATTTGTTCAAGAACTTCCCCTTAGCGATAATCCTGATGATCGCTATTCTGATTATGTTGTTCAAGGATTACCGTAAACCCATTATTATCTTCTGTTGCCTGCCGATGATATTCGTAGGGGTAGTGGGCGTGATGCTGCTTACCGGAAAGGTTTTCAACTTTGTAGCCATTGTGGGAACACTGGGACTGATTGGTATGTTGATTAAGAACGGCATTGTGCTGATGGATGAAATCACCTTGCAGATTAATGCCGGTATAGAACCGGTCACCGCGTTGATAGACAGTTCGCAAAGCCGTCTCCGTCCCGTAATGATGGCATCGCTCACTACTATTCTGGGGATGATTCCATTGCTGTCCGACGCTATGTTCGGTTCACTGGCAGCAGCCATTATGGGAGGGTTGCTATGCAGTACACTTATCACACTGCTTTTTATACCCATATTATATGCTTTATTCTTCAAGATAAGAAACGACTGA
- a CDS encoding TolC family protein: MKKIIILSLCFMLSDFCAPAFAQETLSLQECREMALKYNKEMAASIKQTESTHYTAKSYKGNFFPNFTASGTGLYSNADGSYGIAGGNLPTFLPDATGQLIPNGGFAYFPGINLDYKIGWVYMGGIQLEQPLYMGGKITAAYKMSVLGKQMAQMNETLTATEVILKTDQAYALVVKAKEMKVVADAYHTVLTELKKNVESAYKHGLKPQNDVLKVQVRLNESELAVRKAENAFRLATMNLCHLIGKPLTADIHVSGNFPEIEQGLEIQVLDITARPEYTILDKQVAIAKQQVKLNRSELLPKIGIKGSYDYVHGLELNDKNFLDNASFSVLLNVSIPLFHFGERSNKVRAAKAKLEQTRLQQQSLNEQMLLELTRAANNLDEAKLESELADRSLQQAEENRRVSKSQYEVGLETLSDHLEGQALWQQAYETKVNAHFQLYLNYVAYLKAAGILYNKINL, encoded by the coding sequence ATGAAAAAGATAATTATACTTTCTCTTTGCTTTATGTTGTCGGACTTCTGTGCTCCGGCATTCGCACAGGAGACACTCAGCCTGCAAGAGTGTCGCGAAATGGCATTGAAATACAATAAGGAAATGGCGGCCTCCATTAAACAGACGGAAAGCACCCACTACACAGCCAAAAGTTACAAAGGGAACTTCTTCCCCAATTTTACAGCCAGCGGTACCGGACTTTACAGTAATGCCGACGGAAGTTACGGGATAGCCGGTGGCAATCTGCCCACTTTCCTGCCCGATGCGACCGGACAACTCATACCTAATGGCGGCTTTGCCTATTTTCCGGGTATCAACCTGGATTATAAGATAGGATGGGTCTATATGGGAGGGATACAGTTGGAACAGCCGCTTTATATGGGGGGCAAAATCACTGCTGCCTACAAGATGTCGGTACTGGGAAAACAGATGGCGCAGATGAATGAAACCCTGACTGCTACCGAAGTGATTCTGAAAACCGATCAGGCTTATGCTCTTGTCGTGAAAGCCAAAGAGATGAAGGTAGTAGCCGATGCCTATCATACGGTACTTACCGAGCTGAAGAAGAATGTAGAAAGTGCATACAAACACGGTCTGAAACCACAAAACGATGTATTGAAGGTACAGGTCAGGCTGAACGAGAGCGAGCTGGCTGTTCGTAAGGCGGAGAATGCGTTTCGGCTGGCTACCATGAACTTGTGTCATCTCATTGGAAAGCCATTGACTGCCGACATCCATGTTTCCGGTAACTTTCCGGAGATAGAGCAGGGATTGGAAATTCAGGTATTGGATATCACTGCCCGTCCTGAATATACTATTCTGGATAAACAAGTTGCCATAGCCAAACAGCAGGTGAAACTGAACCGCAGTGAATTGTTGCCCAAAATCGGTATCAAAGGTTCTTATGATTATGTACATGGTTTGGAACTGAATGACAAGAATTTCCTGGACAATGCCAGTTTTTCCGTCCTGCTCAATGTCAGCATACCGCTTTTCCATTTCGGTGAACGGAGCAACAAAGTACGTGCAGCCAAGGCCAAGCTGGAACAGACCCGCCTGCAACAGCAAAGTCTGAACGAGCAGATGTTGCTGGAACTAACCCGGGCGGCCAATAATCTTGATGAGGCGAAACTGGAAAGCGAGCTTGCCGACCGTTCTCTCCAACAGGCCGAGGAAAACAGGCGTGTCAGCAAAAGCCAATATGAAGTGGGATTGGAAACCCTTTCCGATCATCTGGAAGGACAAGCCTTATGGCAACAGGCATACGAAACGAAAGTGAATGCACATTTCCAGCTTTATCTGAATTATGTGGCTTATTTGAAAGCGGCAGGTATATTATATAATAAGATTAATTTATAA
- a CDS encoding efflux RND transporter periplasmic adaptor subunit, producing MKQIYLILTGIFLMLFISCARHTKENKDCQTVKIDTVIAADKQKFLQFPGRVKAAQDISLSFRVSGTINKIYVKDGAQVREGQILAELDPTDYQVQLDATEAEYRQVKAEAERVMALYKENGTTPNANDKAVYGLKQITAKYKHHQDQLAYTRLYAPFSGYVQKRLFEAHETIGAGMPVISMVSAGAPEVEINLPAAEYIRRNRFNRYHCTFDIYPGETYPLQLISVTPKANANQLYTMRLQLIPGKQAVPSPGMNAMVTIFCDTDRSGTLSVPTSAILQKDGKSYVFIYNASDHTVHNCEVSVLRLTNDGYSLISSDGLQPGDKIVSSGVHHIENGETVKTLPEITHTNIGGLL from the coding sequence ATGAAACAGATTTATCTTATTCTGACAGGGATTTTTCTTATGCTGTTTATTTCCTGTGCCCGGCACACCAAGGAAAATAAAGATTGTCAAACAGTAAAAATAGACACAGTCATTGCTGCTGATAAACAGAAATTTCTACAATTTCCGGGGAGAGTAAAAGCCGCTCAGGACATTAGTCTTTCTTTTCGGGTAAGTGGCACTATCAATAAAATATACGTGAAAGACGGGGCGCAGGTACGAGAGGGGCAGATCCTGGCCGAATTGGATCCGACTGACTATCAGGTACAACTGGACGCTACGGAAGCTGAATACCGTCAGGTAAAGGCCGAAGCGGAAAGGGTCATGGCTCTCTATAAAGAGAACGGAACCACACCCAATGCCAATGACAAGGCTGTCTATGGACTGAAACAAATCACAGCCAAATATAAACATCATCAAGATCAGTTGGCATATACCCGCCTTTATGCTCCTTTCAGCGGATATGTACAAAAACGTTTGTTCGAAGCCCATGAGACCATAGGAGCCGGCATGCCTGTCATCTCGATGGTAAGTGCAGGTGCACCCGAGGTGGAAATCAACTTGCCGGCAGCTGAATATATCCGGCGTAACCGGTTCAACCGCTATCACTGTACATTCGATATTTATCCGGGAGAAACCTACCCGTTACAACTGATCAGTGTCACTCCTAAAGCAAATGCTAATCAGTTGTATACCATGCGACTTCAGCTAATACCCGGAAAACAGGCTGTTCCTTCTCCCGGAATGAATGCCATGGTGACTATCTTTTGCGATACAGATCGCTCCGGTACGTTATCCGTCCCTACCAGTGCCATCTTGCAGAAAGACGGAAAGTCGTATGTCTTTATCTACAATGCATCAGACCATACCGTACACAATTGTGAAGTATCTGTATTGCGGTTGACCAATGACGGGTACAGCCTTATTTCTTCTGACGGACTGCAACCCGGAGACAAAATCGTATCTTCAGGAGTACATCATATAGAAAACGGGGAAACCGTAAAAACTCTGCCTGAAATCACTCACACAAATATAGGAGGACTGTTATAA
- a CDS encoding transporter, which translates to MKKIWILAVLTICSVATQAQEVFINADLVSSYIWRGMKNGNASVQPTLGVEWKGWTLSAWGSTEFRNENNEIDLTLEYEYKNLQLCLNNYFYQSEDEPFKYFHYTPRTTGHTFEAGAVYTVSERFPLSIGWYTTFAGNDYRENEERAWSSYCEFSYPFAVKGVDLAVEAGFTPWEGEYADKLNVVNVGLSATKTLNISSGFTPAIFGKLIANPYENRFYFVFGISL; encoded by the coding sequence ATGAAGAAAATATGGATACTTGCAGTCCTGACCATCTGTTCGGTTGCAACACAGGCACAAGAAGTTTTTATCAATGCAGACCTTGTCAGCAGCTACATCTGGCGTGGAATGAAGAATGGAAATGCTTCCGTACAACCCACTTTGGGTGTAGAGTGGAAAGGATGGACCTTATCAGCATGGGGATCGACAGAATTCAGAAATGAAAACAATGAAATAGACCTTACACTGGAATACGAATATAAAAATCTGCAACTGTGTCTCAACAACTATTTCTATCAAAGCGAAGACGAGCCTTTCAAATACTTTCACTATACTCCCCGAACTACGGGACATACTTTTGAGGCAGGAGCCGTCTACACAGTCAGTGAACGTTTCCCTTTATCCATAGGCTGGTACACCACCTTTGCCGGAAATGACTATCGGGAAAATGAGGAGCGTGCCTGGTCCAGTTATTGTGAATTCAGTTACCCATTCGCAGTAAAGGGAGTAGACTTGGCCGTCGAAGCAGGATTCACTCCGTGGGAAGGAGAATATGCAGACAAACTGAATGTAGTCAATGTCGGACTTTCGGCTACCAAGACCTTGAATATTTCCTCCGGATTTACTCCGGCCATCTTTGGCAAACTGATAGCAAACCCTTACGAGAACCGGTTCTACTTCGTTTTCGGGATAAGTTTATAG
- a CDS encoding helix-turn-helix domain-containing protein yields MIEQQMPFRRILLTSDTFQILKEGQIISTFNKCGIFYCQRGSVEVSLEGCHYHIKPGDVYIYMASTLVHLLHKSEDAEGIMVEVDFYYILPIVNKVINVESQLFMRKNPCVSLSGEQCAHFEYLLNNLWDRINAEDCQKENVQYQHLKLELIKSMGQTICYEILNMYFTNQPLQPLQQGKKDVVFQNFMLSLFRFYRKERDVSFYARMQHITPRYFSAIIKEKTGDSALQWIVRMVITEAKQLLEESDLSIKEIADQLNFPTQSFFGKYFKQYVGVSPKEYRNNAATTRIKR; encoded by the coding sequence ATGATAGAACAACAAATGCCTTTTCGGAGAATTCTGCTTACCAGTGATACGTTTCAAATACTTAAAGAGGGACAAATAATTTCGACATTCAATAAATGTGGTATCTTCTATTGTCAACGCGGCAGTGTGGAAGTCTCTTTGGAAGGTTGCCATTATCATATCAAACCCGGGGATGTTTATATCTATATGGCTTCTACCTTGGTGCACTTGTTGCATAAGAGTGAAGATGCCGAGGGGATTATGGTTGAAGTGGACTTTTACTATATTCTACCGATTGTAAACAAAGTGATAAATGTGGAAAGCCAGCTCTTTATGCGGAAAAATCCATGTGTCTCCTTGTCCGGTGAACAATGTGCCCATTTTGAATATTTGCTGAATAATCTATGGGATAGGATAAATGCGGAAGACTGCCAGAAGGAGAATGTCCAGTACCAGCATCTGAAACTGGAACTGATAAAATCGATGGGACAGACTATCTGCTATGAAATCTTAAACATGTATTTTACCAACCAGCCCTTGCAGCCTTTACAACAAGGGAAAAAAGATGTTGTCTTTCAGAATTTCATGCTGTCTCTGTTCCGTTTCTATCGCAAGGAACGTGACGTCTCTTTTTATGCAAGGATGCAGCATATCACTCCCCGTTATTTCTCGGCCATCATCAAGGAGAAAACAGGAGATAGTGCCTTGCAATGGATCGTACGGATGGTGATAACCGAAGCGAAACAATTATTGGAGGAATCTGATCTGAGCATAAAAGAGATAGCGGACCAACTGAATTTTCCGACACAGTCTTTCTTTGGCAAATATTTTAAACAATATGTGGGAGTTTCGCCCAAAGAATATAGAAACAATGCTGCGACAACGAGAATAAAACGCTAA
- a CDS encoding LytR/AlgR family response regulator transcription factor, whose amino-acid sequence MIKCIAVDDEPLALEQLTGYIARVPFLQLIASCQDAFSAMQVLSEEEVDLMFVDIHMPDLNGLDLVRSLVVKPLIVFTTAYPEYAVEGFKVDAVDYLLKPFEFQDLLKAADKARRQFEYHLQDNGGGTETDLLEKDGSLFVKSEYKIIRINVADICYIEGMSEYVRIYTDTADKPVVTLLSMRKLEERLPQEMFMRVHRSYIVNLRKITEVSRLRIIFNKNIYIPVGDNYKERFTEYINKICVSS is encoded by the coding sequence ATGATCAAATGCATTGCTGTTGATGACGAGCCCTTGGCGCTCGAGCAATTGACGGGCTATATAGCCCGTGTCCCTTTCCTGCAACTGATAGCCTCGTGCCAGGATGCATTCAGTGCCATGCAGGTGTTGTCGGAAGAAGAGGTCGACCTGATGTTTGTCGATATTCACATGCCCGATTTGAACGGGCTCGATCTGGTGCGTTCGTTAGTGGTGAAGCCCCTGATTGTGTTTACAACCGCCTATCCGGAATATGCCGTCGAGGGTTTCAAGGTAGATGCAGTCGACTATCTGCTGAAGCCATTTGAATTTCAGGATCTGCTGAAAGCAGCCGATAAGGCACGTCGGCAATTTGAGTATCATTTGCAAGATAACGGGGGAGGGACGGAAACTGATTTATTGGAAAAGGACGGTTCATTGTTCGTTAAGTCCGAATATAAGATTATCCGCATCAATGTGGCAGACATTTGCTATATAGAAGGTATGAGTGAGTATGTACGCATCTATACCGATACGGCGGATAAGCCCGTAGTGACTTTGCTGAGTATGAGAAAGCTGGAAGAACGCTTACCACAGGAGATGTTCATGAGGGTACATCGGTCTTATATCGTCAATCTTCGGAAAATAACCGAAGTTTCCCGGTTACGCATCATTTTCAATAAGAATATATATATACCGGTGGGAGATAACTATAAGGAAAGATTCACAGAATATATTAACAAGATTTGTGTCAGCAGTTAA
- a CDS encoding C1 family peptidase — protein MKKTILLAALGLISLSALAQDKPQEEGFVFTTVKENPITSIKNQNRSSTCWSFSSLGFLESELLRTGKGEYDLSEMFVVHHTMVDRAVNYVRYHGDSSFSPGGSFYDIMFCMKNYGLVPQDAMPGIMYGDSLPVHNELDATAGAYVNAIAKGNLKKLTPVWKKGLCAIYDTYLGQCPEKFTYKGKEYTPMTFAQSLGLNPDDYVSLTSYTHHPFYSQFAIEIQDNWRNGLSYNLPLDEFMAVMDNAVKNGYTFAWGSDVSEEGFTRDGIAVVPDAAKGAELTGSDMARWTGMTAADKRKELTSKPLPEMKITQEMRQTAFDNWETTDDHGMIIYGIAKDQNGKEYFMVKNSWGTNNKYKGTWYASKAFVAYKTMNILVHKDALPKDIAKKLGIK, from the coding sequence ATGAAAAAGACAATCCTCCTGGCCGCTTTAGGCCTGATCAGTCTGAGTGCATTGGCCCAAGACAAACCACAAGAAGAAGGCTTCGTTTTCACTACTGTGAAAGAAAACCCGATTACATCCATTAAGAATCAGAACCGTTCGAGCACTTGCTGGAGCTTCTCAAGTCTCGGTTTTCTCGAATCGGAATTGCTCCGCACAGGAAAGGGTGAATACGATCTTTCTGAAATGTTCGTTGTACACCACACGATGGTTGACCGCGCTGTTAACTACGTTCGCTATCATGGCGACAGTTCTTTCTCTCCGGGAGGAAGTTTCTATGATATCATGTTCTGTATGAAGAACTACGGACTTGTACCGCAGGATGCTATGCCGGGAATCATGTATGGTGACTCACTGCCTGTTCACAACGAACTGGATGCAACAGCAGGAGCCTATGTTAACGCTATTGCCAAAGGTAATCTGAAGAAACTGACTCCGGTATGGAAGAAGGGCCTTTGCGCTATTTATGATACTTACCTGGGACAATGCCCGGAAAAGTTCACTTACAAAGGCAAAGAGTATACTCCGATGACTTTTGCACAGTCTTTGGGACTGAATCCGGACGACTATGTATCTCTGACTTCGTACACACATCACCCGTTCTATTCTCAGTTTGCCATCGAAATCCAGGACAACTGGCGTAACGGATTGTCATACAACCTGCCGCTCGACGAATTTATGGCTGTAATGGATAACGCTGTAAAGAACGGATATACATTTGCATGGGGTAGCGACGTGAGCGAAGAAGGATTTACCCGTGACGGTATCGCTGTAGTTCCGGATGCAGCCAAAGGTGCCGAACTGACAGGATCGGACATGGCACGCTGGACAGGAATGACTGCTGCCGACAAACGCAAAGAGTTGACTTCAAAACCATTGCCGGAAATGAAAATCACTCAGGAAATGCGTCAGACAGCTTTCGATAATTGGGAAACAACTGATGACCATGGAATGATTATCTATGGTATCGCTAAAGACCAGAACGGCAAAGAATACTTCATGGTTAAGAACTCTTGGGGTACAAACAACAAGTACAAAGGTACTTGGTATGCTTCTAAAGCTTTTGTTGCTTACAAGACTATGAATATTCTGGTTCACAAAGATGCCCTTCCCAAGGATATCGCAAAGAAACTGGGAATTAAGTAA
- a CDS encoding copper resistance protein NlpE yields the protein MKKNLYWMAAAFITLTAVGCTAKKANVSAAGSDTTQVVDMHTAETSLDYYGVYKGTVPAADCPGIELTLTLKKDRTYTYHWAYIDRKDADFDETGTFTVKDNLLTLTEKGGEVSYFKVQEGSLVMLNNEKQPATGALADAYVLKQEEVFLD from the coding sequence ATGAAAAAGAATCTTTATTGGATGGCAGCAGCATTCATCACTTTAACTGCTGTAGGTTGTACAGCGAAGAAAGCCAATGTATCTGCGGCAGGCAGCGATACCACACAAGTGGTAGATATGCATACTGCCGAAACCTCTCTCGATTACTATGGAGTTTACAAAGGTACGGTTCCGGCTGCCGATTGTCCGGGCATAGAACTGACCCTGACATTGAAGAAGGATCGCACCTATACGTATCATTGGGCTTATATTGACCGTAAAGATGCCGATTTCGATGAAACCGGTACGTTTACGGTGAAGGATAATCTGCTTACGCTTACTGAAAAAGGAGGCGAAGTGTCTTACTTCAAAGTGCAGGAAGGCAGCCTGGTGATGCTGAACAATGAGAAACAGCCTGCTACCGGTGCTTTGGCCGATGCCTATGTATTAAAGCAGGAAGAGGTGTTCCTCGATTGA
- a CDS encoding sensor histidine kinase: MKQINKQKLLEQMVYLVIWLTVISVPLVGDYLFASISPVHTFSWQTIRVAWLLTLPFILLFVVNNYFLAPRLLLRKRYWAYALSLAGVVTLLFILYPSINPPQHKQFQNLMPMQPRRYPEGKVLPDREREFPNTFPEHSSPLLLPKQELDMRWRGPHPLPGYFLGRLSLALLVVGINVAIKLLFKSMRDEEALKELEHQHLQSELQYLKYQINPHFFMNTLNNIHALVDMDAGKAKRTIVELSKLMRYVLYEASNRTILLSREIQFLDNYIALMKLRYTGRVRIECCMPDEVPEVQIPPLLFISFVENAFKHGVSYQEESFIRVFMSVEDGRLAFRCSNSNHGRSVEQHHGIGLENIRKRLRLLFGQDYTLSINERDDSFNVLLIIPLL, translated from the coding sequence ATGAAACAAATTAATAAACAGAAGTTACTGGAGCAGATGGTTTATCTCGTCATTTGGCTGACGGTTATCTCTGTGCCGTTGGTGGGTGATTATCTGTTTGCTTCCATTAGCCCGGTACATACGTTTAGTTGGCAGACCATACGGGTAGCATGGTTGCTGACTCTGCCTTTCATTCTGCTTTTCGTAGTCAATAACTATTTTCTGGCTCCCCGGCTGTTACTTCGGAAACGGTATTGGGCTTATGCACTTTCATTAGCAGGAGTCGTGACTCTGCTTTTTATTTTGTATCCTTCTATCAATCCTCCTCAACATAAACAATTTCAGAATCTGATGCCGATGCAACCCCGCCGCTATCCGGAAGGAAAGGTGTTACCGGATAGGGAGAGGGAGTTTCCCAATACATTTCCGGAGCATTCGTCACCGCTCCTTTTGCCGAAACAGGAGCTTGATATGCGCTGGCGGGGCCCGCATCCTCTTCCGGGATATTTTCTCGGACGACTTTCACTGGCATTGCTTGTGGTAGGCATTAATGTGGCTATCAAACTCTTGTTCAAGTCGATGCGTGATGAAGAAGCATTGAAAGAGTTGGAACACCAGCATTTGCAATCGGAGTTGCAGTATCTGAAGTATCAGATAAATCCGCATTTTTTTATGAATACCCTTAATAACATACATGCGTTGGTCGATATGGATGCCGGCAAGGCAAAACGTACTATTGTCGAACTTTCCAAACTGATGCGTTATGTGCTTTATGAAGCCAGCAACCGGACGATTTTGCTTTCACGCGAGATACAGTTTTTGGACAATTATATTGCCTTGATGAAATTGAGGTATACCGGGAGAGTCCGGATCGAATGCTGTATGCCCGATGAGGTGCCGGAGGTGCAAATTCCTCCTTTGCTTTTTATCTCTTTTGTCGAGAATGCCTTCAAACATGGAGTAAGTTATCAGGAAGAGTCGTTTATCCGGGTTTTTATGTCTGTCGAGGATGGCAGACTTGCCTTTCGTTGTTCGAACAGCAACCACGGGCGATCTGTGGAACAACACCACGGCATCGGGTTGGAGAATATCCGCAAGCGGCTGAGGCTGCTATTCGGACAAGATTATACTTTATCTATCAACGAACGTGACGATAGTTTTAATGTTTTACTAATTATTCCGTTATTATGA